A genomic stretch from Bos javanicus breed banteng chromosome 3, ARS-OSU_banteng_1.0, whole genome shotgun sequence includes:
- the EFCAB7 gene encoding EF-hand calcium-binding domain-containing protein 7 isoform X1: MAISPGSDAAFSGQKPTHSESPRSKKFLLTEEEIFYMNCRAAYLTVFKSSLDNIISKDQLYLALQHAGRNPSQKTINKYWTSQTAKLNFDDFCIILRKEKPTSKAELLKSFKQLDVNDNGSILHTDLYKLLTKKGEKMTREEVNAIINLADVNADGKFDYIKFCKLYMATNEQCLKTTLEKLEVDSKLRRQQFGSHMEGSPERAPSPVPKASPRIIRKADQESFSNKGDTRNSSLATARQFKTSVSFTVTMGADSNQNSKLIEPHSIKEWQCVQSKGCFFLEEDGEIISHQYKMQIAQRSLVYITIKPLSLSQAEGKPSPWLSVDTALYILKENESQANLQLLYFTELRNRETFGWTGELGPGIYWLVPSTTGCRLRKEVKPITEEAQLVYRDETGELFLTKEFRSTLSDIFEVIDLDGNGLLSLEEYNFFELRTSGEKCDEDAWAVCRENFDTKKNELTRQGFMDLNLMEANDREGDPRDLWVTLHSMGYNKALELTEACPFVIDIYADKCKPRIKAVHMEACSGQLEKAICKSVLNKGNAKVMDGYENIIIYTYKRDTWITSVIENKSDDKVIIHVNNELSENCVNNRGLGIFAVEVAPNSTMVCQHVMPLNERQEWIHYCVYSLIS, translated from the exons CTCTTCAGCACGCAGGAAGAAATCCATCCCAAAAGACCATTAATAAGTATTGGACTTCTCAAACTGCCAAACTgaattttgatgatttttgtataattttaagaaaggaaaaaccaACCTCAAAAGCAGAATTGCTAAAATCATTTAAGCAATTAGATGTAAATGATAATGGCTCTATTTTACACACTGATCTTTATAAGCTTCTAACAAAG AAAGGTGAAAAGATGACTCGAGAAGAAGTAAATGCCATAATAAATTTGGCTGATGTAAATGCAGATGGCAAATTTGACTATATCAAG ttTTGTAAATTATATATGGCAACCAATGAACAGTGTCTCAAAACGACTCTAGAAAAATTGGAGGTTGACAGTAAACTGAGGCGTCAGCAGTTTGGAAGCCACATGGAAGGGTCCCCTGAAAGGGCCCCATCACCAGTACCAAAAGCATCACCTAGAATCATAAGAAAAGCTGATCAGGAATCATTCTCAAATAAAG GTGACACCAGGAATTCTTCACTGGCAACAGCTAGACAGTTCAAAACATCTGTTTCTTTCACGGTTACCATGGGTGCTGATAGCAATCAAAACTCAAAGTTAATTGAGCCACACTCAATAAAG GAGTGGCAATGTGTACAATCAAAAGGTTGCTTTTTCTTAGAAGAAGATGGTGAAATCATTAGTCATCAATACAAGATGCAAATAGCTCAGAGATCCCTGGTTTATATAACAATTAAGCCATTAAGCCTGAGTCAAGCTGAAG GAAAACCATCCCCTTGGTTGTCAGTTGATACTGCCTTATATATTCTTAAGGAAAATGAAAGTCAAGCAAATCTACAACTTCTGTATTTTACCGAACTACGAAATAGAGAA ACGTTTGGGTGGACTGGTGAACTAGGACCTGGAATTTACTGGTTAGTTCCTTCCACAACTGGCTGCAGgctaagaaaagaagtaaaaccaaTAACAGAAGAAGCCCAACTTGTATACAGAGATGAAACAGGGGAATTATTTCTTACAAAGGAATTTAG gtcaACTTTATCAGATATATTTGAAGTAATTGATTTAGACGGAAATGGTCTTCTTAGTCttgaagaatataatttttttgaatTGAGAACAAGCGGTGAGAAGTGTGATGAAGATGCTTGGGCTGTCTGCAGAG AGAATTTTGATACCAAGAAAAATGAACTAACAAGACAGGGCTTTATGGATCTGAATCTGATGGAAGCCAACGACCGAGAAGGAGATCCTCGTGATCTCTGGGTAACTCTGCACTCAATGGGCTACAATAAAGCTCTGGAACTGACGGAG gcATGCCCATTTGTCATTGATATCTATGCAGACAAATGCAAGCCAAGAATTAAAGCTGTCCATATGGAGGCATGCAGTGGACAACTTGAGAAGGCCATTTGTAAATCTGTTCttaacaaaggcaatgccaaagtgaTGGATGgctatgaaaatataattatatatacttacAAGCGTGACACCTGGATAACATCAGTTATTGAAAACAAG TCAGACGATAAAGTGATTATTCACGTCAACAATGAGCTGAGTGAAAACTGTGTAAACAACAGAGGCCTCGGCATATTTGCAGTAGAAGTGGCACCAAACTCTACAATG GTCTGTCAACATGTAATGCCACTGAATGAACGACAAGAATGGATACATTATTGTGTGTATTCCCTTATATCTTAA